Below is a genomic region from Oenanthe melanoleuca isolate GR-GAL-2019-014 chromosome 18, OMel1.0, whole genome shotgun sequence.
GggggtgctgctccctccctgccacatTCCTGTTACTGGAAGAGTccggcagcactgccaggtcctTGGGCTCCACCTGACTCAGAGTTTTGGCTTTAAGGTCTGTTCCTGAGTCTCTTTCCAAACTCTTTCCTGCTACTCCCTGAACTTTGGCAGCCCCCGGCTGTTCTCTTTGGATGGGAGCTACAGCTGCTTCCACGGCTTTCAGGAAATTCTTCTTCTGGTGGACATCTCTTCCAGCTTTGGCTTCACGTTCTCCTCCCAAATCCTCTGCCAAGGGCTTTTTCTCCAGGTGGTTTCTGGCTGCTGGAACATGCTGGGCATCCCCGTGGAGGGGATCCCGGTTCTCCACAGGATTCTTAACAGCTCTGTCATTCTCTTGCAGCGGCACCTTCCAGTCCTTGGGAGGAGCCACAGGAATGTCATGCCTGTGCTCGGCCTCTTCCAGCTTCCCCAcgatgtccctgtgctgctctctggaatcggggggctgctgggctgggcgctgctctggctgctccttcccagccatGTCCCCCTTGGCTCCCAGGCCCTCgtcctccctgctcctggagaggGGCACggcaggctctggctgtgcttctGCTGCAGGACAAAACCACATGGAAAAGGCTTTTctcagccttcccttctcctgccaccACATTCTGTGAGACACGAGATGAGGCCACACTCATGAGGGAGGATGAACAGAGCTGTGGGTTATCCCTACAGAAATGGCTGTGGGCACTTTGCCATGTGCCAGAGGAACTCAGATCTCTCCCAGCTTGATTTTAGAGGCACTctgagctgtgagcagcctgtgGGGGGGTCCTGCTCCCTGGCCATGTCCTTACCTGGCTTTGGCTTCTCCTctgccccctcctcctgccGCTGCTGGTGGAtctccttgtgctgctcctcGATCACTGCCAGCAGCTTTGCCTGCTGGTCCAGAAGCTGCTTGTGCTGCACCTGCTGCTCCTTgatcacctgcagcagcacattgTGGTCCAGTAGTTTTGCTGGTCCTGCttctggaaaaggggaaaaagacaGGGGAAATAAAACCCCTGTGACCCACAGCCCTCAGAAATCAAAGCTCTCATCAGCTCTGAATGGCCTGCAAGGGTTCTCCTTGGCAGGAAGATCTGACTCCACAAACCCTgccaggagagagagaaggaagctGGAAGAAGATGGGATGAGAGCAAGGGACCTGCACACAAGTCTAAGCTCAGGCTTCAACTCCTCCTTGCCAGGCAGAGGTTGAAGGGAGGAGCTCAGCCTGAGGAAGGGCTTTAAAGCTCCAGCTCTGATgccccagggacagagcagctggggccttgaggggaaggagCTTTGTCTGTGATGTGTTCAGGTGTCCCCGTGTGCCCCTGCCCATCCTGCCGGGGCGGTTTCACTCGCTCTGacaccagggagcagctgggcccAGGTGCCAGCTTGACTCAGGTCCCCAAGTGGCCCTGCCAGGTGTGCCAGAGATGGGACAGGCACCACCTGATGCTATGCAGGGGCTGTGGCCTCAAGACACCGtcctcccacagagaaggatccagggagatCCCCGCACACACTCACCCCCTGCCTTCTCCTGTTTGTCCTCAGTGTTCTGGTTCTCCAGCAGTTCTGCTCTCTCTgggaggggcagctcctgcttttcacCTGCAAAGgaccacagagctctgctgtcagTGCAGATGTTCCCTAAAACACCTCACACGTCGTCCCGGCGCCGCTTGCAGCCAACCCGACGGCTGCGAGGGAAGTAATAAACCCAATATTTAACAATCCCATGCCTGGTGGCAGCGAGCCAGCACTAACTACCTCGGCCAATTAACATGCAAGAACAGCTCTAACTGGCTTTTAGACGGGCACTTGGCAATGTGTTCCCTGTCAAGATCTCCCGGCTCCGTGTCCCCGGTGATTTGGGAGCCGTGCAGGAACAGCACGGCACCTGACATTTTGGCGGGTAGGGAACAACTGTTTGACAGCTCTTGCAGTAGCTGTCAAAGCCACCAGATTCCTCCCTTCCCGCAGCAGCTGCCGGAGGGGCTGTGCACACTCACGTGCTCCACTCGTGGAGTTAAAAGGAAGCACCAGGATGGAGATGGGAATGACCAAATTGTCCCGTCCCCAGGGGCATTACAGGCCCAGAGGAGCTTGCTCAGATGAGGTGCCCTGAAAGGAGCTTACCAGGCTCTGCTTccttctccatgggctgtgcagcctcctctgctttcctggggagctggagctgtggcttgTCTCGttcagcagcctcagcagtgtCCTCATCCAGCACGGCTGCCTGTGCCTTGGCTTCCAGCTTGGcttcccctggctgcagctccttgtAGGGTGgcctcccaccctgctgcacCGCTGCCTCTGGGACCTTCTCCAGATCTGGGACAGTCACTCCCCGCTGCTGGTTCTCTGCAACCActtccttcccttgttttgGGCCCGGTGCCTCCTTCTGGGGCTTCAGCCTGGCTGGTTCCTCCAGCAGATGGTCACTGGCTCCTCCAGGAGCCACTTTGTTCTCCTCAGATTCCTCCCGCTCCCGCCCCATGTCCACGACCACCTCATCGTGTGGGACGGGGGGCTCGTGGCGATGAGCTTCCCCCACGGGCACAGCAATCCCTGGGGGACAGGAAGGGTCAGAGGCAGCAGGTTCCCAGTACACCCAGTACACCCAATACACCCAGCTCCATGCTGCCCttgtccagccctgcctttcTCTCATCTGAGGCCACGTTCCCAACAAGCCTCCAGAGCATTAAACACTAAATCACCTTCAATCTACCAATGCCACCACAGAGGGGGACtgagaggagggcagggagcagagttCAGGATCTCTATCTCAGAGTCCCACAACACCCAACTCCAGCTCCCactccagctccttttcccaggATCACCTTTACCTTGATCAGGACGGTCCAGCTGCACTTTCTCTTCcacttttcctctctcctcctccctcttgGGTACCTGCACAGGCACCTTGATTtgtggctgctccatctcctccttctcctcgGGCACTTTGGGTTTATCACGGTCATCCTCAGGCTCCTCCACCACCGGGttctgctctgcaaacacagcatggggacagggatgaggTGTGGGATCTGGGAATTGCTGTGTCTGTCTGACCCCCTTcacccaccctgcccagctgctgatTTCCCTCCAGCCTTAGCACAGTGAAGCTGGGGGAGCTTTTGTTCCAGGGTCACCTGGGTGTTTTCCCTGTTGTGGGTTTTTATGAAGCCAGCAGGGAAGTGTggccaggatggagcagggatggagcactaatggagcagggatggagctgggatggagcagggatgcatcaggggatggagcaggggatacaacaggaatggagcagggatggagcaggggatgcagcagggatgcagcaggaatggagcagCGATGCAGCAGGGGATACaacagggatgcagcagggatggagcagggctggagcagggatggagctgggatgcagcagggatggagcatggatggagcagggatgcagcaggggaTACAGCAGGGGAtacagcagggatgcagcagggatgcagcagggatggagcagggatgcagcaggagatacagcagggatgcagcagggatgcagcagggatccagcagggatgcagcaggaatggagcagggatccagcagggatccagcaggggatacagcagggatgcagcaggggatacagcagggatgcagcagggatgcagcaggggattgtgcaggggatggagcagggatggagcagggatgcagcagggatggagcaggaatggagcagggatgcagcaggggatacagcagggatgcagcagggatgcagcagggatccagcagggatgcagcagggatgcagcagggatggagcaggaatggagcagcgatgcagcaggaatggagcagggatggagcaggggatggagcaggggatgcagcagggatccagcagggatccagcagggatgcagcagggatccagcagggatgcagcagggatggagcagcaatgcagcagggatgcagcaggggatccagcagggatgcagcagggatggagcagggatggagcagggatgcagcagggatccagcaggggatacagcagggatggagcagcaatgcagcagggatgcagcaggggatccagcagggatgcagcagagatccagcagggatgcagcagggatgcagcagggatccagcaggggatggagccGCGATGGAGCCGGCTGCTGCTGCGAGCCAGTGCCACCAGATGGTAGCATCCCCCCGGCTCCCTGTCCCAGACCCCCGGCTCCGGGAGAGACCGAGCTGCAATCCAGACCCGGATCCTCCAGCATGGGAACAGACAGAGCAGCAATCCAGCCCTGAACTCCCCAGCACCAGAACCTGAGCCCAGCTCCcgccctcctgctgctgtttgctcctttattttcattttttctctccttttagTGCCCAGGTTTTCCCACAGCCCTTCAGATGCCTCTTgcaggaggggtggggaggTTTCTTTTTCCCGCAGAAGTTTTGAGGAGGGGGATTAAACAGGCATTAATAAAGGGAAACTCCTGAGGGAGACAGGGGAGTTTCCCCCCACCTTGCCCTCAAAGAGATTGAATGTTTTTGGAAGACACATCCCAGTCAAACCAGTCACCGTGTTCAGCATTGGTACAACCAGCGTGTTCCACATGGAATCCTTTGCACATTCCAAGGGATGGGAAGGGTCCCTTCCACCCCCAGTGTGGCAGAAAACCCACACAGGGAGTGAACTCTTCctttggagagcagcagagaaggaaatggaattGTTTCCCAGCAGTGAAGTtgttctgcagatttttttccatccaacaaactcttaaaaaaaaaaatctatcttctgtaacaaaaaaaaattcccaactcTTCCCCCCTTCGCCCTCCCCCGTGTGATTTCCTTTGGGGAATTAATTCTATAAAcatctttccattttctcctccCCCTCCACAGAGCTGGTGCGATTTATTACGAGATGAACTCATGGGAAAGAAGGGATTGCCACAACTTCAGCTGCGTGGGCCTTgcctgagctggggagggggggaacaacaaaaattcacaaaaaattaAGTACAAACTCCTGGCCCAGAGGGATCTGTGCCAGCAGGACCTTGAGCCTCTCCAGAAACCCGGactgcagcccagagctccaCACCCAGAGGAGGGACGTGCGTGGGGCTGGCCGGCGTTCCACGTTCCTCCGCTTCGGGAATGATggtgggaggggaaaaggacTTGGATTTTCTGAGAAATTTGAGTCTAGTACCCAAGGGTCCCCCCTCTCCATTGAGGGACTTCCCAGGGTTCAGCAAGTCAGGGCAGGACACTCCTTCTTTTGAGGACAAACTGGGCTGCAGGaaccagtgcccagccctggccaggggCCCTGGGAAGCGGGAGGCCGAGGCCGGGGAGGCTGCGGATGTTCCCAGCTCAATCCTGGCCTCCatgcaagaaattatttactctATTGGAGGAAAGTTTCTTGTTAATTGGTTCGTGGAGGCGGGAGATGGCTCTGGTCAGAGGATCCAGAGaaacccagcacaggcagggctgttcCCACAGTGGATGGAGGCAGCGAGATGATGTTcaaggggaaataaaaaggaagagaggaggaaataAGAAGGAAGATGGGGGGAAGCTTTCCGTGCCAGCAGGAACCAGAGGAGTTAAACCCAGCAGttgccctgcccagagcagcaggtgaaCCCCCCGAGGGCCCAGGGCAGCccgaggggctgggggaggcccCGCTCTGCTCCGGGAGTGTCCCTGGCAGCTTCCATCATAAATCAGGCAGAGGCACGTTCCCTGCTCTGCAAACAATGCAGGAAAAgcccaaaacacaaacaaaacacaaacccaaaagtCTCCATGCCGCAATAAGGCCAAGCTGCCTCTAAGCCATCATTTGCTCAGCGGGAGACAAAATTAAGTTCATCATCAGGGCGTGAATTAACAACCTCTCAGGCTGCCTGGAAATCCATCCGGGGCTCCGGGTGCTTTGCAGGGAAGAGttctgctggggctctgcctgtCTCCTTGCCCTCCAGGTCCCTTTGGAGCATCTTCCAGTAACGCTGCTCCTCGTCACGTTTTATGAGCGGCCTTGGACTTTACAGGCAAGGCCTGAGAGGCTGTAAAAGCTTTTTGGCTCCCAAGGAGAGGCCAGGGTGTGAGGCAGCACCGAGAGGTTTCGCTCTGACCCCCGGCTCTGcggcagctctgctcacacgGGGGGAAGCCGGGGCGTCCTGCAGCTGATTTGTGTGTGTGCGTGCCTGGGTGTGTTGTGGTTTGGCAACAGCCTCTCCAGGCTGCCATAAAATTTCATGATTAGCAACCTAAAAGCTTCCCTTCTTCCCCCCGCTCCTGGTTGGGATCGTTGCAATGGTCCCAGGCAGGCACTAAATCCCTCCTCACAcgcttttccaggctgaaatgttcctccacagcccctgccctgggcagaggcagcaggatggACCCCGCTGTGCTCGCCCCCAATCCAGGCAGAGCCTtagggagagcacagggagctctgggacaccccaccctgcccagggcatCACCCCAGGGCTGACCAGGGACACGGGGTTCAGGACCTGCTGGTGCCAGTGCAGCTCCAGATCTGCTGAAATTCCTTCATCGCATGATATGGAGCAagatccaggagctgctgccaaggaaAACGGAGCCAAACAAGCGGGGCAGAGGGCGGGGGGCAAATGCTGCCCccggagcagggcagggccagcccctCCCCggggagcccccagcccagctgcgCCTCCAgcagccctccctccccccgAAACGGGTCCAGATTTCACAAGGTTATGGAATGGCATCCCTGAAATTAGTTCACAGTTGTCTCCTGACGCACCAGCAGTAAAAACCAACCCAAATTACCAGAGGCTGCTGGTTCCTTTTCTGTGTCACAGGCACTATTAAAAGCTCGCTCGCACAAAGCACCAGGGAGAGCCGTGGTGGAGCcaagctgttcctgcagctaAGCAGGATGCAGGAGCCACGTTCCACacatctccagggctgggaatgccGGCAGGGACCCAGCCTGGCTCGGGCAGGTTGCTCTTGGGGGGCAAAGCACACGGAtggaggatgcagggatgctgcatGCCAAACACAACCCCAAAATTTGCCCCAATCCACGTAACACAGCTCACCCCATCCCCCAGGACAGCGGGATGGCCGGagcacagtgcccagcacacCGGGAAAAGGGCTCTTGCACAAGGAGCCTGAATCAGGGCTTTGTTACCCAACATTGCACAACGCCAGGGAGAAAGATGAAGCAGCAACGATCAAGTAAGGAGctgaaaaatattacaaaatctTAATCCCCCCCGAGACCCTCGAGGGTGCTTTAAATACGGAGAGAAATTGCCtaattagcttttttttcttttgccttttttttttttttttttaaatggataaTTGCCTTCCTGAGCTTTCAGAGGCAGCTTAGCAACCTTTTAACAGAGGCGCAGCCACGGCAGGACGGGGCTGGAAGGGGTTTTATCCCTTTCCCGAAGAGCTGCTGACAGTAAAACCTCCAGcaccacaggctggggctgtaATGGGCACTTGGGTGTCGTTAGGAAAAACACGATTGCGAGGCCGCTGGTCAATACGTGTTCACATAAAAGGCCAATGTTCTAATATTCATAATCCCCGGGCCCACGGGGCAGGGCTTTAATGAAAGTCtctccagttctgggctccacAACATCAAAGAGGCCAATAAAACTCCTCTCACACGCTGACAGGCGGGGAAGGCAGCGCTGGGGAAAGGCCCTGTGGTTTGCCTTGGATGGGGCAGCACGGGAAAGGGCACTGAGCAAAGatgtgcccagggaaggggctgagcagcCTCTGAGACAGAGGCACAGATGCACCTTGTGCCTGGAAGTAGGTCTGGAAGAATCCTGCATGCAGGaaaagggctgggagcagcaccctgcagccagggcaggagcctggagcagcaccctgcagccagggcaggagcctggagcagcaccctgcagccagggaaggggcaCAAGGCACGCTGtgccctggggaaggggctgagcacccagcagcagcgcccagggagaagctgtgggatcctgctgcagccctgagggCGGAATTCGGCCCATCCGGAGGGCACCCAGGTGGCCCAGCCCGCATCCTGCGCCCCTGCAAGGACaggatgcagctgctgcagcgcgttccaggctcctgctctgcaaaaCAAGGCGGGTGGGGACGAGGGGGAGCCGCGGCGGGGGATGAAGGGCACCATTTAACGCCTCTCATTGCTAGTCAAGCCGACATCCTGCGGAGGCACAGCGAGGCACAGATCCAAGGAATCGCACTCTCCCGGGGCAGCCCCACGTCCACCCTGCAGGTCCTTGTCCCTTGTCCTCCTCGCTGGGGACGGAGCCCCCACTGGCAGAGGGAGCTCAGGGGACGGCTGAGCTTTCCCTTGGAACTGCACGGCTCCTCCCTGGGAAGTTTATGACCCGGGAGCACTAAACCCGCCTTCCCCCCGGGTGGGGTTATTTAacccagcagcactcagagctgctgccgGCGGGCAGGGGATCGCTGGGGTGATCAGAGCCTGGCATCCCGCTCCAGCGCCCGGCCTCACGCCGAGAACGGGAGAGGATTCAGCAAACTCCGGCCGACACACCGtgttttatgggattttttattttcccagtcAGAACACGTGTCATTAGCGATTCCTCCTGAAAGGAGCAGCTGTTCTTTGGCCATTACTGCTCCAAAATTAACCAAGACGGAAGAATTCAATCGCATCccccctccaggccctgctgaGGGCTCCATTAAGGGATTGGGAGCGTTTTTTGCTCGGAGTTCACCGGCATCTGCATGCCCAGGGAAGGCACACACAGCCTTGAGTAAGCCACGAGTAAAGCACAAGTAAACTCCACCACAGAGCAACCCCAGAGTGAATGTTATCGGCAGCAGCACCGGTGTGGGAGACGCTCCAAGCTGCCGGGCAGGAACCCAGCCAAGAACCAGGAGGGAGGATAATCTCCACAAGAGCCAGCCCCTTTCTCCCTTCCGCTCTCAATCTCTGCGAGGATATTTCAAGGCctccaaagaacaaaaaaaaataaaaaaaagaaagccccgcaggagcagaaggaagcAGAACTGAAGCGAAGGAACAGGACGCAGGGCCGAGGGGTCAGGCGGCACCTGCGCGCCACGGCCGCGCTCcggagcagctgggaaagggaggagcGGCCGTAATTCCATCagcaaacaaataataaataacgAGAACTGGTAAACAAAGCTGAGGCATAATCACAGACTTTGTCAGAGAGAAAGCCGAGTCCAAATTTATACCCTCGgcgccaaaaaaaaaaagaggcagttCACATAAATTTCGCTACCTTGGAGGGTGATGGATGGCTCGGGGTGGCAGAGGGGAGAACAGTCCTGCTGGGCCAGGTGGGCACTGTGCTCACCCCAAACAgtgatccctgctctgtccctccaggcctCAACCAcacctttcccttcccaaaagAACAACTCCCACAAAGCACCATGGGAGgtcacagcagcttttccagcagaCAAATGTGCAGCTTTTCTTCGGAAAAGGTCCCAGGAAGCTGGGAAgatgcacagagctgcctggaaatGACCCTGCTTCAGccacactaaaaaaaaaaaaacaacaacccttctccttctttttaaGAGGTGAAGCTGGGAAACCCAACTCCAGCAAGCACATACCTGGAAGTTTGATCGAATCGTGGTCAATTCTGTTCTCTTCTCTGTCCAGGTGCTCCAAACCCATTGCTTCTGTCCTCACAGGGGTGTCCTTGGTAGCAGACAGGGTGGTGTAGGTGCTGATcaccagcattcccagcccaaTCCACAGGATAATCTGCACAGAGTGCCAGAAGGAGAGTGAGCACAGGAAATCCAAGGGGACTGCTCCCCATGGCATTCCCACAGTGCTTCCAGAGAATTCCAAGCTCAGCAGAGTGTTagggagagaagagaaatgTCAGAGATGAACAGGAAAACCAGTTGCTTCTGGCTGAGGTTTGTATTTGGGTGCAGAgccatgggaatgggaatttcaGAGGCTGGAAGCTGTTGGAAAGGCTTTGGAAGGGCTCAAAATGAGTGGAGAGAGTGGACAGGACACAGAGATAGGAAAATGCATGTGGCAGACACAAGTCCTGCTGCAAGGACTCATTCCCTGGTATTCCCAGCACGAGAACTCCACGAAATCTGGCTGAGCACAGAGGAGCTTGGCCTGGTTACAGCCCCCAACCATTCCAGGGAGCTGCTTAAAAATCCTTGGTTTTGAAAGCAAGGGTAACATGTCCACAAACAGGTCCTGGTCCCAGGGCTCAAGAAGCTGCTGAGAAATGACTCCCTGATTCCCAGAAAGCTAGGATCAAATAGGATAAAAATAGAAGGATGGAATCTGGATCTCGTGAAGGGAAGGGCTCTTGGAATTCCTCTACCTCAAAAAGGAGAAAGTGATGAGCAGCAAAAGAATTTTTACAGCTTGTTATGTGATGACAAATCGATCTAAAAGGATCTAGCTCCACATGAGTCGCAGGAAGTGTTGGACGGCACTTGgacaacctggtctagtggaaggtgtccctgcccatggcaggaggtggaactggatgagcttgaaggtccctcccagccc
It encodes:
- the SLC38A10 gene encoding putative sodium-coupled neutral amino acid transporter 10 isoform X1 codes for the protein MAAAAAAGSNWGLIMNVVNSIVGVSVLTVPFCFRQCGILLGAVLLIFCSWMTHQSCMFLVKSANLSKRRTYPGLAFHAYGKAGKMLVETSMIGLMLGTCIAFYVVIGDLGSNFFAQMLGLQVSGAFRIVLLVAVSLCIVLPLSLQRNMMASIQSFSAMALIFYSVFMFVVVVSSFNHGLFSGQWLQRVSYMRWEGIFRCIPIFGMSFACQSQVLPTYDSLDEPSVKIMSSIFASSLNVVTTFYIMVGFFGYVSYTEAIAGNVLMNFPSNVVTEMIRVGFMMSVAVGFPMMILPCRQALNTLLFEQQQKDGTFAAGGYMPPLRFKALTLAVVFGTMVGGIMIPNVETVLGLTGATMGSLICFICPALIYKKIHKNALCSQIILWIGLGMLVISTYTTLSATKDTPVRTEAMGLEHLDREENRIDHDSIKLPEQNPVVEEPEDDRDKPKVPEEKEEMEQPQIKVPVQVPKREEERGKVEEKVQLDRPDQGIAVPVGEAHRHEPPVPHDEVVVDMGREREESEENKVAPGGASDHLLEEPARLKPQKEAPGPKQGKEVVAENQQRGVTVPDLEKVPEAAVQQGGRPPYKELQPGEAKLEAKAQAAVLDEDTAEAAERDKPQLQLPRKAEEAAQPMEKEAEPGEKQELPLPERAELLENQNTEDKQEKAGEAGPAKLLDHNVLLQVIKEQQVQHKQLLDQQAKLLAVIEEQHKEIHQQRQEEGAEEKPKPAEAQPEPAVPLSRSREDEGLGAKGDMAGKEQPEQRPAQQPPDSREQHRDIVGKLEEAEHRHDIPVAPPKDWKVPLQENDRAVKNPVENRDPLHGDAQHVPAARNHLEKKPLAEDLGGEREAKAGRDVHQKKNFLKAVEAAVAPIQREQPGAAKVQGVAGKSLERDSGTDLKAKTLSQVEPKDLAVLPDSSSNRNVAGREQHPREREWQRGAQPEGAGGRQREPPGHGHRKEEDPREEPRGRGGAGGGPSNGADRKPSPQDAPAPKSENGAAAPRDPQQDLKPNRDLKLQGGLDLRRRRRDLLPPDQEEDGEEEEAAAAGAGGVLIGLNPLPDVKVNDLRSALEARLSQVAEGAQHLGHSRHIQQVTQDRSP